From the Hevea brasiliensis isolate MT/VB/25A 57/8 chromosome 13, ASM3005281v1, whole genome shotgun sequence genome, the window ttataatttaaatcagTGATTTTAATATAGtcactttttaattttattttgtaattaaataaaatataaatattaagagaaatttttaaatacatttaatctattagaattattattttataataatataattacaaattaaatatttaattttacttgaaaaattttatttgccaaacaaattttttatttttattttttgaagtgGGGCCCAACAAAATATTAATTGATTGGCGGTGATGGGATGGCTTTAGCTGGTAATGAGAAGGTTCTAATTAAAATGTGCTGTAGTTAGACAGAATGTCCTTGTCCATTACTGGCCTAGTCAATGTCACAAGCCACACATTATCTTGAGTAATTTTATGGGAAATATTTAATCTATCAAATgataatgaaataattaaataatattttttaaaaaggtaattataaataatttatttatttattataatataataattttataaacttTAAATCAAAATCATTAAATCCGTTGGTCCGCTAttctattaataatataataaatatcaattagaataatttaattgattttttttgaattaaaaataaatattattctatttaaattgattaaattaaattattaattaattaataatttaatttaatttttaaaataattaaattcgattTAATCTTACATTATAAgattttgattattttaattcgaatcaaattaaattattttatgaatttttaaattaatttatttttataaaaaatttatgaattatatagagttatatatatataaattatttaattttattaattaataattattagattcaaactaaaattaaaattagattacatattataaaaataaatttaaattaaaaaattaattaaaattcaaaaataatcaattcaaatcgaatcaaattaaaataaaataatttaatttattttttatttattttgattcgttttaatttattttttatttattttaatttaatttaatttttaaaatataataatttaattaatttaattttaataatttaatttaatttaatttaattttaattaaatacccAATCCTATTTAAAACATAGAAAGTGGGGAGATTTTGATGACATTGTATAGCTTATCGATTGATATTCATTGCCTTcgattgaatttaaaaaaaaaattaacataataaattaaatttattttaaaaaataattaaaaaatatgaatattattttttagtataataataatgattattattaatattattgttaTTGACTTCCAGCGTCATCAGTTCCCACTGTCAAGCACCTCCACTCATCGTTCACCTTTTTAACATTTCTTCACTGGCTAGCCTTACTCCCACGCCACCGTCTCCTCCTCTGGCCTTCTTCTCCTCCTCCTTTCAGATCTGCCGTGTCTAGTGGTTCCTAATTGATTTTATTTACGGCTGATTCAACTtaaaaaagagaaaatagaaaatgAGTATGTACGGAAGGGATCCCTGGGGCGGTCCGCTGGAGATAAACGCGGCGGATTCCGCCACTGACGATGACCGGAGTAGAAATCTTCAGGACCTTGACAGGGCTGCTCTGTCTAGGCCTTTGGACGAGACTCAACAGAGCTGGCTTCTTGGACCAACtgagcagaagaagaagaagaaatacgTCGATCTCGGTTGTATCATCGTTAGTCGCAAGATCTTCGTCTGGACTGTCGGTACTCTTCTCGTTTCCGGCTTCTTGGCTGGTTTCATTACTCTCATCGTCAAGACTGTGCCTCGCCACCACCACTCTAAATCCCCTCCGGATAATTACACTCTTGCTCTCCACAAGGCACTCATGTTCTTCAATGCCCAACGATGTAATGTTCTTTTCTCTTTTGCTTAATTTGATCTCTTTGTATAAGCTCAGAATCTCATCAGATCTGATCTCCTCTCTTTTTGATGCAATTTATTCAGCTGGGAAACTTCCAAAGCACAATAACGTGTCGTGGAGAGGTAATTCTTGTGTAAATGATGGGAAATCGGCGACGGGTACGATTTTCAAAGATCTGGCTGGTGGGTATTACGACGCCGGAGATGCTATTAAGTTCAACTTCCCTGCTTCTTTTGCTATGACCATGCTGAGCTGGAGCGTTATAGAGTACAGTGCTAAGTATGAAGCAGCTGGGGAGCTCAATCATGTCAAAGATATTATTAAGTGGGGAACTGATTACTTTCTCAAATGCTTCAATCATACTGCAGATACTATCAACACCATTGCTGCACAGGTGATTCTATGCTTGCACTTACAAACTGTACATATCTCATCTTCTGCGTTTAAGCTGCTGACAGTATCATCCATGATTTACCCATTCTTGTTATTTCTGAAAAACTTGTAATTGAACAATTTGGATGACTTCTTGATTACTCTTGATACTTGATTTTGCAATGGAAATAGTGTATCAGTTTAATCTTGCTTGGTATTATTGTTTTTGTTATTGGTTTGTGGATCTTTGATTGGATTTTGGGTCTGATGTGCACATATTCAACCCTTTTCGACAGGTTGGTTCAGGAGATACTTCTGGAGGAAATACGTCTCCTAATGATCATTATTGCTGGATGCGCCCTGAGGACATTGATTACCCACGAAGTGTTACTCAATGCAGTAGTTGTTCGGATCTTGCTGCTGAAATGGCTGCTGCCTTAGCATCTGCATCCATTGTTTTCAAAGATAACAAGGCCTACTCACAAAAACTCGTTCATGGTGCTAAAACTCTATTTAAATTCGCAAGGGGCCAACGAGGTAGATATAGTTCGAGTACAGAGGCTGCCCTTTTCTATAATTCAACTAGCTACTGGGATGAGTTTATTTGGGGTGGAGCTTGGCTCTACTATGCTACTGGCAATAATACTTATCTTCAGCTTGCTACCACCCGTGGTTTGGCCAAGCATGCTGGTGCTTTCTCGGGAGGGCCATACTACGGTGTGCTTAGCTGGGATAATAAGCTCACTGGTGCTCAGGTCTGTTATTGAAGTTTCTGATTACCCTGTTTGTTCTTTATCATCTAACTTTGCAATTGATATATTACAGCAGTTAGTTCTTTCCATGTTCATGTCCTATCTTTGTATTTTcatgagttttgtcatcatagtTCAATGCATATGCTTAACAAGCATCTTTAGGATTTTGATCTTAAAAGGACAGCTACATTTACTGCTTGATGAAACTGTTGGTTTTTGTTTAATTGCACCTATTGCTCTAagtgaattgattttttttatttttaacaacatttcacCTGGGCATTTATGTGCCTCTTTCTGGAAAAATTATTAAGTATTTCAGGTTTCCTTTAAATCAATTAttaactctctctctcttgttATGATGCTGCGGCTTGTATATTTTTGAAGTGAATCAACTGCCATACGACATGAAAATACTGTCACATTTGCAGTAATGGCAATGATGTTTTTCTAATTAGATGCATTACACATCAGTAAATTAACTATGATGCGTGGTCTCGGATTATGtttaattcatttcaaatttaCTTAGTTCTTTTTTTATGAACTTCCATATTTTCTGGAGATGTCATGTCTGTTTTGTTGATGCGATATCTGTCATTGTGTAACTAGGTGCTTCTGAGTCGTTTGAGGCTGTTCTTGAGCCCTGGATAtccatatgaagaaatattaaggACATTTCACAACCAGACCAGTATAATCATGTGTTCTTACCTGCCAATTTTTACAAGCTTTAACAGAACCAAAGGTAAATCATCACTTATTTTTTTGGCCTCCCATCATTTGTTTTATAAGTCTACTTGTGGGATCTCATTGTTGCTCTTTGATTATGTTCTACAGGAGGATTGATCCAGTTAAACCACGGGGCACCTCAGCCACTTCAGTATGTTGTCAATGCAGCCTTCCTTGCCACCCTATTTAGTGATTATCTCGAAGCTGCAGATACGCCTGGATGGTACTGTGGACCAAATTTCTACTCAACTGATGTATTGCGTGAATTTGCCAAGACCCAGGTATGTTGTATTTGTTCTGATTAATAAGGTGGTGTATAATGAACTTGTCAAGAGATGATGGTCGATAACTTCATTGTTTGCTCTGTTGTTTTGGCAGGTTGATTATATATTGGGCAAAAATCCTCGGAAAATGAGCTATGTTGTGGGTTTTGGTAATCATTACCCAAGGCATGTCCACCACAGAGGTGCATCCATCCGTAAGGACAAGATCAAGTACAACTGCAAGGGAGGGTGGAAGTGGAGGGACTCCTCCAAGCCTAACCCAAATACACTGGTTGGAGCCATGGTTGCTGGCCCTGACAAGCACGATGGTTTCCACGATGTTCGTACCAACTACAATTACACAGAACCAACTCTTGCTGGCAATGCAGGTCTAGTTGCAGCACTTGTTGCTTTGTCAGGTGACAGGACTACCGGGATTGACAAGAACACCATTTTCTCAGCTGTTCCTCCAATGTTCCCCACTCCACCACCGCCTCCAGCACCCTGGAAACCCTAAGCTGCCTGTATTTTTTAGTTAAAGTGCGTCTTATGTGACTTATGGTTAGAGGAATTAGCTGCAGCAGATCTTTGAACTTAGATTTGGAAGTAATGGTAATGCAaaattgaggaagaagatgaggcATAGGAAACAATGCATTGGACAATGTTTGTGAAGACAGTTGTGCGAGGCCTGATGGATTCAGACAAGCATTAAGAAATTGATATTCTGCATCTCGGAATTTCTCTTGTTTGAATTTTTGTGATATATACATAGTATAATGTGTAAGATATCAAATCTTGTATTCTTTGAAACATTTGAATCTGAACAGTACAAAATTTATTAACAATAAACTGCCATTTAATGTCTGACATTAGTGCTCGCTGAATATGTTTCTTCTCATTtatatctttatttattttttccattTGTATGTTTATTGTGAGGCAGAGAGAACCAGAGGCTGGATACGGTCCCCGGAACCGGCAATTCCTGTTTAATGGGGGAGGATCTTGAATTGGACCACGGGCCAATTTGATTCTAGTTTTAAGACAGTTTTGGTTCAATCTGGGTGGAGTCCATTTAAGTTCTTGATTAAGGTTCAAGAGTTCTGTCTTAGGTTTAATCAGGTCAGTTTTGGGCCCAACCCAGAACGTGGCCATGGTTGTTGTGAGCTGCATGTGCATATTTAGGGAAACAAGTTGTGAGCTCTCTCTTTCCGTCCTAAAGAGATGCCGAGTCATCACTCTGTTAGCAAAAGTGTATGCTCTGAATATAGTTTTACCCACCGTCAGAGGAAAATTGAACAATGACAAGCATCTTTAGGTTTGCTTGGTGTAAAAGGCTACCTGCTGTCATAATTCTCAGGATCCATTGAGCCAGTGATATCATGAATTTTTTAAAAGGTATGTTTCTGCAATGTTAATTGCAGCAAAAAAAATTTCACTACTGTTTTTGAAGCAATAATAAATGAAGAGATGAAAGTGGTAGAACTTGTAACTGCTTGTTGATTGAAGTGAAGACTCATTAGATGTCAGGTTCAAGCGATTCTTTTCAGTACTCCGCCGCCTCTGTTCAAAGGTTACTTTCCTGTCAAACTTGGCAAATTCTGTGCGTTCCTTAAAATGGACACCTTTGATTTTCGCTTTTAGGTACTGTTGATTTTATTCTTTTCCTTGAgctt encodes:
- the LOC110649638 gene encoding endoglucanase 25: MSMYGRDPWGGPLEINAADSATDDDRSRNLQDLDRAALSRPLDETQQSWLLGPTEQKKKKKYVDLGCIIVSRKIFVWTVGTLLVSGFLAGFITLIVKTVPRHHHSKSPPDNYTLALHKALMFFNAQRSGKLPKHNNVSWRGNSCVNDGKSATGTIFKDLAGGYYDAGDAIKFNFPASFAMTMLSWSVIEYSAKYEAAGELNHVKDIIKWGTDYFLKCFNHTADTINTIAAQVGSGDTSGGNTSPNDHYCWMRPEDIDYPRSVTQCSSCSDLAAEMAAALASASIVFKDNKAYSQKLVHGAKTLFKFARGQRGRYSSSTEAALFYNSTSYWDEFIWGGAWLYYATGNNTYLQLATTRGLAKHAGAFSGGPYYGVLSWDNKLTGAQVLLSRLRLFLSPGYPYEEILRTFHNQTSIIMCSYLPIFTSFNRTKGGLIQLNHGAPQPLQYVVNAAFLATLFSDYLEAADTPGWYCGPNFYSTDVLREFAKTQVDYILGKNPRKMSYVVGFGNHYPRHVHHRGASIRKDKIKYNCKGGWKWRDSSKPNPNTLVGAMVAGPDKHDGFHDVRTNYNYTEPTLAGNAGLVAALVALSGDRTTGIDKNTIFSAVPPMFPTPPPPPAPWKP